From the Nostoc sp. PCC 7107 genome, the window CGAAAGTGGCTGATTGTTTGAGAGAGTTGTCCACCCCGTCATTTTCCTTAAACTCGACCAAGTTAGTTTCACTGGTGTTGACATCATCTGCCAACAACCAAGTGAGTAATTGGTTTTTTAAGGATTCTGAGTCACTATTCATGAGTAGATGCACCTGATCCGGACACTAATGAGTTACGAATTTCCCAAGCCTGTTCCAGAATTTTAAACCAGCGTTTTTGCAGTTGTGCCATTGATAACCCTAGAGCTTTGGCAATTTTCTCGTCAGGTTGTCCTTGTTGTTTTAAGTCTAGTAAAGACCGCTGTTTCTCGTCTAGTTGGGAGGTGTAGGCTTCCCATTGTTGTGGAGTTAGTCCCAAATTTGTGTGTAAAGAAGCTTCCAACCATTCGTGGACTAGTTCCCAACGATGTAATAAAGCGAACCTAATTAAATGATACTTGAAGCGCTGTTGTAAGTAATCTCTCTGACGCGGAGTGAGATTTAAAATTGTCTCAATTTCTTGTGTTGATAGATCTTTTAGACGTAGGGAGAAGTAATCAGCACAATCAGATTGTTGTTTTTGCTCCAAATAACTCATTAATTCGGTAATCACAACAGAACGCAAAGTGTCTTCTTCGGGTTCGGGTTCTGGTTGTGTCGCCATTGTAGAGCGTAACTGGTGTACTGCTGGCTCTTCCCAAGAACCATCACCGTCACCAGAACTACCTTCAGAAGCTTGTTCTATATCGACGCTCGTTTCTGGAGGTTGTTGTTGAGAGAAGGTCTGGGCCCGCAGAATAATTAGCTGTTGCTGACGACCAGGTAAAGGAATGCGGCGCTTACCGTAGCGTTCGGTAAAGGCCATGTACTCAGCTAACTCCAAGAGAGATTGGGGACGATAGGTGGTACCCAATTGGTTCTCCCGTCGGAAAGCATTTAATGCTTCTAAATAAAAACCTTGTAGAAAATCTTCTATGATAGTTAGCCGCCCTTGATAGCTCAATTGCCGCTGGGGAGGATTAATGTAACGATAAATAATGGCACTCAGGGTACTGTGTAATTCAACTCTGCCTCTAGTGGAACCCAACTGATAGTACCGCTGACATTGTTGTAGCCGATGTCTAGCTAGGGTCATAGCGGAGCTTTCTACAGCACCGGAAGCTTGGATGCGTTTACTTTCGCTGCAAATTCGGTATACTTCGGTAGTAATGCGTGTTGCCACATCATGGCAATTCTGTTCTGAGGCTTTGGTTGATTGCCGGAACTCCTTGTACAGGAGTTGAAATATCACCTCCACGCCGATAGTATGTTCTCCCAGAAAAGTTGCGGTTGGAATAGTTGCGGTTGCGGCTGAATTCATAGTCTCGGTGTTTAAAAGACCCTAACATACATAGAAACAACCTGTACGACGGTAGGTATTGGCTTTGTGTGCTTTGCGGATAAGCTAAACACAGGTCTATCCTGCAATCAGGATATGGCTGATTTTATTATTCCCACTTTGGATGGAGTTCTTCACACCTTGACCTGCTGTGATTGCCGTTACTTAAAAGTCGTTGACAAGTCATTATGGATTTAGAAACACAAATTCAATTGCTGATCGACAATGCACCCCGCGATGGTATTTCACCACATCTTATTGCAGCAATTGTTCCTGCTTTTCGCGCGATCGCTCAACAATTACGCCACTCCCAGTACTATATTCTCCAAAAGGAGGGAAGCTGGGTCTTAACTACATTGAGCCACCGTGCAGATCCAAGTTTGGAGAAGCAGGTGATTTACGCTTTTTCTACCATACAGGATGTTTCCCTAATTTCATCTGCTGGGCGAGACCCTCAAGTGGTGGCCACACCCATTGCTGTCACCCATATTTTGTTCCAATTAATCGCCCTGGCACCCGTAGACAGCATAGTTTTTTTAGAAACACCGGGTACACTGAATCATGCTTTTGAAGTGCAGCGTTCTCAGTTAGAAAAAACCATTCAAAAACACCTAAAACAAATGCTGAAGCCACAACAGCAGTCGAGACAGATACCACCTGACATTGCCTAAAAAAAATTGGGAGTGAGGATTCTTCGGATACACTCCAAATTTTCCTACTCCCACCTCCAACATCAAAACTTTACAATCAAAAATTTTTAATAAAGTCGACTCAGCACATATTCAGTGATGTCAATTAAGGCTTGATGTGATTCTGACGGTGGCAAAATTGCTATGTCCTCAGCTGCTAACTTGGCATGATGAGCCGCTAATTCTCTCGCCTGCTGTATGCCTCGACTATCTTGAATTAATGCCAGTGCTTGCTCTAAATCTTCTGCTTGGGCAAACTGGCGTTCAATTAGTACTTCTAAGTATGGTTTCTCTTCTAGGGCAAATAAAACAGGTGCGGTCAAATTACCGCTTCTGAGGTCAGAACCTGCTGGTTTACCTAAAGTATCTGTAGTACTGGTGAAATCTAAAATGTCATCTACAACTTGAAATGCTAAACCGAGATTCCGCCCGTAGTTATACAAGTGCTGGGCTGTTTCTGGGCTAACATCACTAAGTAATCCTGCAGCTTTGGCACTGTTAGCAATGAGTGAGGCAGTTTTGTAATAGCTCTTTTGTAGGTAAGTTTCTATTGCCAAGCCACTATCAAAGCGGTTCATCCCTTGCTGAATTTCTCCAGTTGCCAAGTCCATAATTACTTCTGAGAGGAGTTTGACTACCTCCAAATTATCTAAGTTAGCCAAATACCAAGATGATTGAGCAAAGAGAAAGTCACCTGCGAGTACCGCAATACGATTGCCAAATAGGCTATGAACAGTCGGTACGCCACGGCGCATTTGTGATTCATCTACCACATCATCATGCACTAGGCTGGCCGTGTGAATCATCTCTGTGATTTCGGCTAGGCGGCGGTGACGCTGGGTGATATCTTCTTCTAACATTGTCGCCCGCGATATCAGCAGGACGATCGCGGGTCTGATGCGCTTTCCCCCAGCTCCGAATAAATGTTCGGCGGCTGCAAAAAGAATGGGGTGGCGATTGCCAACTAGCTGCTTGAGGTTATCGGCTAGTATTTGCAAATCTGCTTCCACAGGGGTAAACAGGGAGGTAGCTGGGGTCATGGATGGCCGGACTCTGGCTTAGGTTACGAAAGTTTACATATCCTACACTCATTTTAAGATAACCCTGTGCCAGCGCAAAGTTTTGCTGAGAGAATCCTTGCTTCTTGGCTGTTATCTGAATTATTGGGAATGACTGATATCTCCCCGCTGTCAAGGCTAACAGGCTATTTTGTTAGTTTTGGCTTTACGCAAAAATTTTTGCAATTTAGCCAGAAATCTGAGAATTCAGACTAATTTTATGAATGAGTGCCACTGAATCTTGAACAAAGACTGAATAGCACTTGTGATTGTCTCCAAAAATGTGATGAATCGCTATCCTATTCATCATCATTTCTCTAATGGTTGATCTAGAGATGGTTCTGTATGGGTAGTTTGTGTTTTTTTAACCAAAAATTGTCTAGTTCTTTCAGTAGCCTAAGTATATATACAAGTATAAGAAAATCATATTTTTTCGCTGGCTAATTCAGTAAGCATAATTTTGTAAATATATCTTTGATTTTTACTATAAATTTATATTTAACATTACCTGTTGTAAGTAATAATAACTACATTGGTAGGATATTGAGCTTTTTTTATGTATGATCAAATGAAACACAAACAATATTTTTAATCAAAGAAAAATTCGTTTCATCCGTGAATTTAGCCTTTCAGAAAATTCAAAATTTAGCCTCAAGATTGGCTTAAAAGTCAGGTTGGTTGTGTTACGCTAAAATGTAGGGATTTTAAATTTTTCAGGTATTGACAATGTACGGGTAAAGCACTTTTGGGTGATATTACCTGGAAGTTGTTTTAAATCCAGAATAGCTAATTGCCAACAAAATAAAACCAAGAGAATTATTTCTTGTAATTTTGTAGTGGCAGATAAACTTCTTGGGATGGAGTTAGGCGGTATCCTTACAGGAGATCGCTTTCGGCTTGCAGCTTGCGCTGATAGTCGTGGTATATCCTACCACAGAAGTATGAAAAACAATAATGCAGACTAAGTAAACTGCTGAGGAGCGCAGTTAATTATGCTATTTTGCAAATTAACTGTTGTGGTATGTGTTGTCTGCAAATAAAGTCAATTAAATAGTTCCGTTGGTTTACCGAAGAGGGTTATAAATCTACGGCAAATTTAGCATAGCAAACTACGGCTATCAAGAATTTTCTTGCATGGTTGAAGTTCTACGTGTTGTATGAAATTGGATATTTTTTGAGAAAAAAGCTGGTAGAACAATGATTTACGCTAATATGCCTATGATGATTTTTATTTTAGCTGCTGGGTATTTATTCACAGTGTATCTATTATTAGCACTAGCAAAGCGCAGCGGTCAAAAATCTGTTTATTATGATTCTCTATCAACAAAGCGTAATAAACATCTACAGGACGTATCCATAACATCACAGGTAACTGAGGTGGTTAATAGTCAATAGTCAAGAAATTTTGATATTTAAGCAAAATGTGACCTTTAATACTTGACTATTGACTCAATAAAAACTTATTAAAGTTGGGATACTACTGTACTATTTAAGTCTACGACTTCGACCATTGGAGTATGACCTAGCCACTGAACTGAGGACTGAGCAAATTGTTGTGGACAACCGCTGACGATAAAGCGAGTTGGTAACGGTGGGTGGGTATTAGTTAAGCCCAGCAACTCTAAATCTTGGTTACAAGCAGCTGTGACATGAACAGCGGGGTCAACTAATTTGACATGAGATGGAAGAAGCGATCGCAATACTGGTGCCAGATGGGGATAATGAGTACAGCCGTATACTAAAGTATCAATTTCTTGCTGAAGTAAAGGCTCTAAATAAGAGCGTGCTACCTCAGTAGTGTAAGGGTCGTGGATGCGATTCTGCTCAATTAACGGGACAAACTCTGGACAGCCAACTTGCCAGACTTGTACTTCTGGGTCAATTTCCAAAATCGCTTGCTTATAAGCATTACTTTTAGCTGTTGCGGGGGTAGCAATTACACCAATGCGCTTACCTTGCTGCACAGCGGCTTTAGCACCTGGGAGAATTACGCCCAAGATGGGGATATTAAATTCTTGGCGGACAATTTCTAAGGCGAGGGCAGAACTGGTGTTACAAGCCATCACCACCATTTTGACTTTCTGCTGCTGCATCCAGCAGAGAATTTCGCGCACAAACTGAAGAATTTCCGCTTGGGAACGGATACCGTAGGGCAGTCTTGCTGTATCACCAAAATAAATAATCGATTCATTTGGTAGTTGGCGGTAAATTTGTCGCAGTACCGTCAGCCCACCCACACCACTGTCAAAAACGCCGATAGGGGCGCGTTGAGGTTCTTTATCAGAAAAATCGTAAAGATTACCTTCAAAAATAGAAGATGAATACACAGGCAGATATTGATTTAGGTTTTGGCATTTAAAATACAGAATTTAGCAGACAATTTGTGAACTGACTACTAAATTCTTTGTGGTTCAGTAGTTCAGCAAATCAAATTCAGGAGTCAGAATAAGTGTCTGTAGAATTAAAGCGGCTTTCCACACAGTAATTAAAAACTTGTACTATATTTTCAGTGTGGCTGTATTCTTACCTTTGACGTAAGTACTTGAGAATACCACGAGCGATCGCCTCTGCCATGCGATTTTGATATTCTGGTGAACCTAATCGAGGATTATCTTCCCGACCAGTCATATAACCTGTTTCTACCAATATCGAAGGCATAGAACTTTTTCTCAACACATAAAACCTTGCTTTGCGTGTGCCGCGGTCTTTAATGGTAGCAATATCTTCAAGAATAGTTTTACGAACTACGTCAGCTAAAGCATAACCACTATCGTAGTAATATACTTCTAACCCATTCACATCAGGGCGACTATCTACGGAATTCGCATGAATACTCACAAATAAACTTGCATTGACACGTTCAGCAATATCTACCCGTCCCTGAAGTTCAACAAAAAAGTCAGCATCTCTGGTGAGAACTGCTTGTACACCATTGCGTTCCAGAATTGCCGCTACCCGTTTACCAATTGGTAAAATCACATCTTTTTCTAATAATCCACCCAAACCAGGAGCGCCAGAATCTTTCCCACCATGTCCAGGGTCAATCACAACTATCAGTTTTCCTCTGGGGACTGGGCGTGTTGCTGGTTGAGGATTACCATTTGGGTCTGGTAATTGACCATTAGTTGAGGTTAGCGGCGGTAAACCGACGGGTGGCGTAATGGCACGAGAGCGTTGTAATTGTACAGCCAACAACTGATTACTAACTTGGTTGACTTCTCCAATTTGGACACCCGCAGCTGGTTGAATCAAAATATTGACAGAATCATCTTGGGGTTGCAAACGTACCCGCAAAATGGGACTATTGGCATTAAAAGCAGGGCCGATAACTCTAGGGGCTAATTGAGAATTGGCGATCGCAATGCGGAATAAACCAGAGGATCTATCCCACCCACCTTTGGCAGATACAGGTCTGTTAGATCTGATTAAAAGTTGAGTACCATTATCAGCTAATTCCACTGCTTGAATGATGGCGGGTGAGTCAGTCGCCTCAGAAACGAGATTTGCATCACTATTACCAGGTAATCTCACAACTCGGTTAGGTATAATTACAAACCCACCAATACTGCTAGTACTTGCCCGCCAGTC encodes:
- a CDS encoding N-acetylmuramoyl-L-alanine amidase, with amino-acid sequence MKLHWLLTGTIGTIFCLSSPALAAKLESWRFDAKQNRLEFNTLGTVQPKAQLIFNPTRLVIDLPDTDFGRPQLTQPIGGAVRSIRVGQFDPQTARIVVELAPGYTIDPQGVKFIPTTGSRWLVQLPTPTATPITSSADISLQSEPQTLETTANSEFPSRNIYSVVKPDPVTSNHSRPFGNTLAAVTQLESFRVTGDGFFVRTNGGSPQIQVNRSSDKRAVNIDITGASLSPSLLQQDLSVNRYGVNRIQFSQLQTRQPTVRMTLYVDKNSPDWRASTSSIGGFVIIPNRVVRLPGNSDANLVSEATDSPAIIQAVELADNGTQLLIRSNRPVSAKGGWDRSSGLFRIAIANSQLAPRVIGPAFNANSPILRVRLQPQDDSVNILIQPAAGVQIGEVNQVSNQLLAVQLQRSRAITPPVGLPPLTSTNGQLPDPNGNPQPATRPVPRGKLIVVIDPGHGGKDSGAPGLGGLLEKDVILPIGKRVAAILERNGVQAVLTRDADFFVELQGRVDIAERVNASLFVSIHANSVDSRPDVNGLEVYYYDSGYALADVVRKTILEDIATIKDRGTRKARFYVLRKSSMPSILVETGYMTGREDNPRLGSPEYQNRMAEAIARGILKYLRQR
- the murI gene encoding glutamate racemase, whose protein sequence is MYSSSIFEGNLYDFSDKEPQRAPIGVFDSGVGGLTVLRQIYRQLPNESIIYFGDTARLPYGIRSQAEILQFVREILCWMQQQKVKMVVMACNTSSALALEIVRQEFNIPILGVILPGAKAAVQQGKRIGVIATPATAKSNAYKQAILEIDPEVQVWQVGCPEFVPLIEQNRIHDPYTTEVARSYLEPLLQQEIDTLVYGCTHYPHLAPVLRSLLPSHVKLVDPAVHVTAACNQDLELLGLTNTHPPLPTRFIVSGCPQQFAQSSVQWLGHTPMVEVVDLNSTVVSQL
- the sds gene encoding solanesyl diphosphate synthase is translated as MTPATSLFTPVEADLQILADNLKQLVGNRHPILFAAAEHLFGAGGKRIRPAIVLLISRATMLEEDITQRHRRLAEITEMIHTASLVHDDVVDESQMRRGVPTVHSLFGNRIAVLAGDFLFAQSSWYLANLDNLEVVKLLSEVIMDLATGEIQQGMNRFDSGLAIETYLQKSYYKTASLIANSAKAAGLLSDVSPETAQHLYNYGRNLGLAFQVVDDILDFTSTTDTLGKPAGSDLRSGNLTAPVLFALEEKPYLEVLIERQFAQAEDLEQALALIQDSRGIQQARELAAHHAKLAAEDIAILPPSESHQALIDITEYVLSRLY
- the hetZ gene encoding heterocyst differentiation protein HetZ, yielding MNSAATATIPTATFLGEHTIGVEVIFQLLYKEFRQSTKASEQNCHDVATRITTEVYRICSESKRIQASGAVESSAMTLARHRLQQCQRYYQLGSTRGRVELHSTLSAIIYRYINPPQRQLSYQGRLTIIEDFLQGFYLEALNAFRRENQLGTTYRPQSLLELAEYMAFTERYGKRRIPLPGRQQQLIILRAQTFSQQQPPETSVDIEQASEGSSGDGDGSWEEPAVHQLRSTMATQPEPEPEEDTLRSVVITELMSYLEQKQQSDCADYFSLRLKDLSTQEIETILNLTPRQRDYLQQRFKYHLIRFALLHRWELVHEWLEASLHTNLGLTPQQWEAYTSQLDEKQRSLLDLKQQGQPDEKIAKALGLSMAQLQKRWFKILEQAWEIRNSLVSGSGASTHE